The Streptococcus marmotae genome contains the following window.
ACCAAATTGACCATCATCTGTAATCTCTAGATAGGCATTTTCAACCTCTCGATCGGACAAGATAATGGATTTTGCAAAAATATAGTGTGCCATGTTGTCTCCTTTCTCAAAGACTCGATTCTACTAAATTAACATATTAACCGAAAACTGGTTATAACCTCTCCTCTTTATTGTACTCACCTTTTACTAAATTGTCAAGTTATTTCTCAATCCTAGCTAGCTTTTTCTGACGCTAAACAAGACCGTTCACTCCTGATTATTTCAACGAAGCAGACAGGCAAAAGCCATCTAAAATAGAGAAAGTACCTTGCTGCTTAAAATTAAACAGACAAAAACTGCTGTTTCCATCTTACAAACAGCAGCTCTATTCTATTCATAATAACGAGGAATCCGATCCGACAAACCGCAAACTACCTCATAATTAATCGTTTTGAGATAATCCGCCCAATCCTGTACCTCTATCGCCCTATCACCACTGACACCAATCAAGGTAACAAGAGTTCCTAAAGGATATTTCTTCGGTAAGCGCACCGTAATTTGGTCCATGGAGACACGACCGACTACCGGACACCATTCCCCTTCTACTAGCAATGAAAAGCCTTGCATCGTGCGGAAAAAACCATCTGCATAGCCAATTGGAATCGTACCGATATATTCTGTTTGTTCACTATGGTAGGTCGCACCATAGCCGATACTGGCTCCTGCTTCTACTTCTTTTATATGAACCAATTCCGAGGTCAAGCCCAAGGCTGGCCGAATAGAATAGGGCAAATCTAAGGCATGACCACTCGGGTTCAGACCATATAAGATATTTCCCAACCGCACCATTGTAAAGATCGTATCTACATGCCAAATACTAGTAGCCGAATTACTCGCATGAATGCAGGCCGGTACGTAGTTCAAATCGGAAATCAACTCCTTAAATCGAGCCAATTGCAATTGAAATTGACTGTCATCTTTCTCATCAGCCGTCGCAAAATGAGTGAACACCCCTTCGATTGTAACACCATGTTGCCCCAACTCATCCATGGCTTGATTGAGGGATTGACTATCCCTAAAACCAATCCGCCCCATACCGGTATCTACTTTCACATGAACCTGCAAACCGTGCAAGGAAATACCTTGTTGTAAGAGCAATTGTATCCATTCAAGACTAGCTACTGTCACCATGATTTTTTCTGAAATGGCAAGAGGCACGGTCTCTACAGGTATAATTCCTAATATCAATATTGGTTGAACAATTCCTGCTTGCCGTAATTCCAGCGCCTCATCCATATTGGATACACAAAAGCCATCTACCTGATTCTCCAAATGTCTGGCAACTGCAACAGCTCCGTGACCATAGGCATTAGCCTTAACGACCGCAAAAACCTGTGGCTGATTGGGCAATCCTTGTCTGACTTGCTCTAGATTCTCTGAAATAGCTGCTAAATCAACCTGAATAGTTGTTGGTCTATGAATGCTTGCTCTCATCTATTTCCTCCAAAATCACACTCGCCTGTACAAACCCAGCAGAGTGGCTAATGCTAATCCAGGACTTGGCTTTAATAGGGGACCTGGCGATATAGGGTGCCCCTTTTTTATCTGTTAAAATTTCAATATCGTGAAAACCGACTTGCCCAATCCCTGTCCCAAGTGCCTTGACAAAGGCTTCTTTCGCCGACCATCGGCCTGCTAAATACTCAACTTGCCGTCGGTGTTTCAACTGTCGAAAACGGTCTAATTCGTTTTCTGTCAATACCTTACTGGCAAATCGTTCGTGCTTCTTCATCGCTACTTCTACAGCAGCCATATCTTGCATGTCTATT
Protein-coding sequences here:
- the alr gene encoding alanine racemase → MRASIHRPTTIQVDLAAISENLEQVRQGLPNQPQVFAVVKANAYGHGAVAVARHLENQVDGFCVSNMDEALELRQAGIVQPILILGIIPVETVPLAISEKIMVTVASLEWIQLLLQQGISLHGLQVHVKVDTGMGRIGFRDSQSLNQAMDELGQHGVTIEGVFTHFATADEKDDSQFQLQLARFKELISDLNYVPACIHASNSATSIWHVDTIFTMVRLGNILYGLNPSGHALDLPYSIRPALGLTSELVHIKEVEAGASIGYGATYHSEQTEYIGTIPIGYADGFFRTMQGFSLLVEGEWCPVVGRVSMDQITVRLPKKYPLGTLVTLIGVSGDRAIEVQDWADYLKTINYEVVCGLSDRIPRYYE
- the acpS gene encoding holo-ACP synthase; the protein is MIIGHGIDMQDMAAVEVAMKKHERFASKVLTENELDRFRQLKHRRQVEYLAGRWSAKEAFVKALGTGIGQVGFHDIEILTDKKGAPYIARSPIKAKSWISISHSAGFVQASVILEEIDESKHS